GCCATGCACGTATTGCAGATGCGCAGCACGGTCTGTTTATGCGCATGCGCCCCGGGCCTCATTCCCAGCCACGGCGCCGCGCAGTTTACAAACTGGTGGTGAGCAGCGCCTGCTGACCCCAAGTCTCCGTTTGGTCGCTGTCGTCTAGCCACCctcaacccctccctcccccccatcctcccgGCAGTGAGCGGGAAAGCACGCGCTGTGCAGCGCAGGGGTCTCCGGCCTGCCGGCTGCCCCGGGGCGGTGGCTGGGACTTGTGTTCTTTGTGCGGCGGCAGAGCCCGGCCCAACGGAAGCGGGAGCACGCGCCGCCATTTCCTAACGCGCCCTCGCCACAACCTCATCCGCTTGCTGCTGCCTGACCGGGACTAGGCGATCTCCGGACAGGATCAGGCTCGGACCCTTAACGCCAACGCGGAGCGCCACCATGTGTGCGTGCGGGGAGGGTCGGCGCCCGCGGGGGTGGTGGGGAGTTAGGCGCTGCCCTGGGCCACGCGGGGGGGAGGTGATGGTGTAGgcccggggcagggggtggtctggggaaggggtggggaaggcggAGTGACCCGCGTTCGGGCGGGCGGAGGCCTTAATCGCCGCCTCAACGTGTTGTCTCCTCGCAGCGACGGAAGGCGAATCGGAGCCGAGTCTTGCTTCCAGCATGATGCTGAACACGGAGGGCGGCGAGGGCTTCGTAGTGAAGGTGCGCGGGCTGCCTTGGTCCTGCTCCGCCGAGGAGGTCCAGCGATTCTTCTCCGGTAAGTGTGCGAGCGGAGGGGCCGCCTCAGCCTACGAACAGCCATCCGGCGTGGGGCTGGCcgcatgggggaggggcgggttcCATGCGCCCATCTGCAAGCGAGGAAAGCCGGGGAAAAAACTTGAGATCACACAGGAGGTGATAAAGTAGAGAGAGGTCCTGTGGGGAGTTAGGGCACCATCCCCGGGCAGCCCTTTTGTAAGATAAGAGCAGTGCAGTATGGGAAATCAATATTGAGTATCCTCCCTACTAAAagtaagtagattttttttttgaagtgcttatttttaattgtttgcttAACTTATACATTGGATGCTTAAACTGAACAAATAGCTAGCCCTTTTGCACTTTGATATCTATTATAAGAGTTGGTTTACAATGTGGTTTAGTGTTTGCTGGAAAGAGTGTCCTTACTTACGCTTAACTGAGCGGATTTTAAGTCCCATAGTGCAACTGGTTAACTCTTGGTTCACTAGACTTCAGATTGATTTTTCAGATGGCAAGAATGCTTATCCCATCTTAAATAACACTGAGTATTTCCaattcaaaggaaaaataaaaaaataaaaaaaataaaccctaacAATGTGGTAGTTTTTGGAGGTCTGTAAGAGGGATGTAGTCTGGATTCTTTCACAACTCAAAATTTATCTTGGGTGGCAACTGCCTTTTGTTCAAGGTATGCTGGCAGGGAAGATTTCCATTCCATCTCTTGATGGATTTCAGTCTCAATGGTAAACTTAAAAGAATACTAAGAATATTAAATTTGGTTAAGGAAAACCAGCATCTTGTATTATGGTAGATGATATGTATTTAGGATTAAACTGGTATACTTccaggggggggaaaaaaaaacacgaATCACTGCTGTAGAACAATGAGTGTTAGAACAAAACTGTTCTGGGTTTCTTTCCTAGAATGCAAAATTCAAAATGGAGCTTCGGGTATCCGTTTCATCTATACAAGAGAAGGCAGACCAAGCGGAGAAGCTTTTGTTGAACTTGAAACGGAAGATGATGTGAAATTGGCACTGAAGAAAGACAGAGAAACAATGGGACACAGATATGTTGAAGGTTTGACTTAATTGGCCTAGTAATTGATTAaatgtttgtactgacttcactttTTTGTAACTCATGGTGTTTAAATGCATGTAAGTTGATTTAAGTGAATTTTTAGATTATACCAGTTGACTAGCTTCTCAAATGGCAAATGACTTAAAATGGTTTATGCAGCATTCCAAAATTCATTAATTCTAAGTGCCTCTTACAGTTTTCAAGTCAAACAACGTTGAAATGGATTGGGTTCTGAAGCATACTGGTCCTAACAGCCCTGATACTGCTAATGATGGTTTTGTACGTCTTAGAGGACTCCCATTTGGCTGTAGCAAAGAAGAAATTGTACAGTTCTTTTCAGGTATGTGGGGTATAAGTATTAGCTGTAGCATTATGGGTCAGTGCGAATCACAGTGGCACTGAGCTCTTGCCCATTAATGCTTTCAACAGGCCAAACTGTGCCACAGTTAGTGTGTTAGATTATATTGATCTCTGATGTGTGCAAATAAATCCTAAATTTAATCTCTTATTTGGGCTAAAAGCTTTTAAATATCTTAATCGACCTAAGTTAAATTTTGCGTTATCTAGGTAATTCAGACTTACACAAATTTGTTTTACTTGTCAGAAAAATCaaggtttgtgtttttttgtttttttgggggggtcctTTGAATTGAAAATTAAAGTGGATACTTCAAAATTGAAGGATAATTCCTACTTACCATTTTAGCTATTCCACACATGCTGCTCAGTTGAGCACATAAAAATGGTTGAGCCTTTGTATTGCTAGACTCAGTAAAATGGGTGGAATTTTTAAAGGTGGAAAGACTAATTAGGCTTAAAATCTCTGAACTCAAGTACTGATCTACATGACTTGTAGGGTCAAATATTGTACGGTAATTTTGGTCTTTAAGTGCAGAGTAGTTGTGGTACAAAAGTTCAATTTCATTTCATTCACATTAAATGAGTATTTTATGAACTTTGTTTAGGCTTTGAGACTGAATTGTAAAGATTAAAATGACTTGACTCGAACTTGATTTcaaactctttccaatttgtatCAAATGTTGACTTCCTGTTTTGGGAATTGGAATATCTACAAATGCATACAGTCAAATCTTGAGTGGGCCTAAACATGTCTGTTTTAAAGCAGAAAGTATTAACTTCTAAATGTGACTTATGCTTAAGTTGTAAACCTGAATATTAGGATGTATAACAAAATAAATCGAAAGCTTTGAAACATTGTTATAAAATTAGCaaggactttttttgtttttaatgtagacTGAAAATCGATGACTATTCTGATTTAGAATGCAACTaaatttgttttgtgtgttttggcAAAGTGATGTATTGAACActactctttttttaaagcaaataaatgCACTGATATCACTGTTCACGTCGTTAACAACTTATGAGCAGCAGTGAGAGAAATTGTATACATGTACCTAATATGCAAAGTGCTGCTTTCAGTTTAGCAATTAACACTTCTGAAATAATTCATGAATTTCTCTTCGTGAAGCAGTACTCTACAAATATTAATACTGAATTTagcaagatttaaaatgtttacgTAAGAGTATCATTGTTTTACATTAATGTTACTTTTAGTAAATACTAAGATGCTGTGTAAAGCTgttttttttgtgattttaagtTGTGTGAATTTCATCAGACTGAAAAATTCTGTAAAGTATTCTTAAGAGGCTCTATTTAACTTGTCATCTTCTTAACACACCCTGCACTAAATAGATGAAAATTGATTTTACTGCTACAaagtaaaagctttttttctgCACAGCAGGATGGGTTAAGAATGTAAACTGAATGGTATGTAATCATGAAATTTCATGTTGACATGCTTACTGCTAGAATGCTAATCTAGAACTAGCATACCATTCACTTACAAGTATTAACTTTCTGGTGTATTTAAAGCTATAAGAAAAATTCATGACTGGGCTTGTGATGTTAATATTGCCCCCTACTGGGGTTATTTGTCCTTGGGTTGAAGGGTTGGAAATCGTGCCAAATGGGATAACATTGCCGGTGGACTTCCAGGGGAGGAGTACGGGGGAGGCCTTCGTGCAGTTTGCTTCACAGGAAATAGCTGAAAAGGCTCTAAAGAAACACAAGGAGAGAATAGGGCACAGGTGGGGATGGATGGTTGGTTGGATACGTCACTTTTCTTATGGTAAATACTAATTAAATCCATATTCTCTCTCCTTAAAGGACTGATCCATAAACCATTAAATCTTAGTCTAGTATTTTGGTCTCTAACTTAAAATAAAAGTAGTTTCATGTGTACATAGCACATACTTAGTAAAACTTATTCAGACTACAAAACAAAATTGGAAAATTAAGTTAATTGAATTCACTCTAATATTTGGTATTTAAACTGTAAAATTGATAGCTTAAAAATTGACAGAAGTTGAGAGATTATGGCTTTAAACTTCTCAAGTAGCACCAATAATGTCTCTAGCTGTAAAGATACACATAGTACCTTATTACCATAAGAAAATGTGATAATTTCTAAACTTGTTTTTATAAGTTGAAATGTAACAAATTTTCTTACTGTATTTAATCTTCAATGTAATAAGCATAGCTTTCAAGAAATTGTCACAAAGggttttttattctattttactTGTGACTATTTTTCATTGAAGCATGCACTTTTTCCTATGCTGAACTACTGAAGCATAGGGTGGGTTGACTAGCACATGCaaagctttttttgtgtgtgtggacttCTGATGGGTTAAAATCTTGGTGGAGACTAGGTTTTTAATCCTCTTAATATATATTGCCACATGAGCAAAACATGGAAGTGCTGAGTTGAGTGGACTTGtctccctccatttttttttttccacagatgtGATTAAATTTAAACTGGTGGGGGGGACTTAATTTGCTCCCCCAGCGTTAAGGTTGGGATACTGTGAAGTATGAGGAGCCTATAAACCCTTCATTAATTGTAATTTCTTGAAAATACACTATTTTGGAAGTAAAATAGTATTTGACTAGAATTTGTCATTGCCTGTATAATATAAAGAAATCTGGCTTAAAATAGTCTGCCAGTTTCAAGGCTATGACTAGAATGTCTTGTTTTAGTTTGATTTATACTGATTTAATATTCCTATGTGGGGAATTGAAGACTGACTGTCTGTCTTATGCGGAAAACATCCTAGGTACATTGAAATCTTCAAGAGTAGTCGAGCAGAAGTGCGTACTCATTATGATCCTCCCCGCAAATTACTGGCCATGCAGAGGCCAGGTCCTTATGACAGGCCTGGTGTTGGAAGGGGCTATAACAGTCTTGGTAGAGGAAGTGGTTTTGAAAGAATGAGACGTGGAGCTTATGGTGGAGGTATGTATCCTACAACTTTCCGttattttaaaaccataattTACATTGCATGTTATACTGGTTCATACCTATTAGTGCATGGATAAAAACTCATGGAAAAATCAAACTGAAGCTAAACTTCTGCTTCTATAAATAATTCCATAGTATTTTACATACTAGTTTCCGTAGTTTAGGGAACACATTTTAATATGTATTCTATCTGTTTTAAGGTTATGGAGGCTATGACGACTACAATGGATATAGTGATGGCTATGGCTTTGGTTCTGATAGATTTGGA
The nucleotide sequence above comes from Chelonia mydas isolate rCheMyd1 chromosome 8, rCheMyd1.pri.v2, whole genome shotgun sequence. Encoded proteins:
- the HNRNPH1 gene encoding heterogeneous nuclear ribonucleoprotein H isoform X17, translated to MDPLRSEETEGEIPGLATEGESEPSLASSMMLNTEGGEGFVVKVRGLPWSCSAEEVQRFFSECKIQNGASGIRFIYTREGRPSGEAFVELETEDDVKLALKKDRETMGHRYVEVFKSNNVEMDWVLKHTGPNSPDTANDGFVRLRGLPFGCSKEEIVQFFSGLEIVPNGITLPVDFQGRSTGEAFVQFASQEIAEKALKKHKERIGHRYIEIFKSSRAEVRTHYDPPRKLLAMQRPGPYDRPGVGRGYNSLGRGSGFERMRRGAYGGGYGGYDDYNGYSDGYGFGSDRFGREWTLLSTGMSDHRYGDASSTFQSTTGHCVHMRGLPYRATENDIYNFFSPLNPVRVHIEIGPDGRVTGEADVEFATHEDAVAAMSKDKANMQHRYVELFLNSTAGGSGGAYGSQMMGAMVKESEGVVQDWNTSTLPGNQSTYGANQQLSGGYGAGYGTQSSMSGYGNQSAMNSSYYSSGNRASMGVNGMGGMSNMSNMSAGWGM
- the HNRNPH1 gene encoding heterogeneous nuclear ribonucleoprotein H isoform X21; this encodes MDPLRSEETEGEIPGLATEGESEPSLASSMMLNTEGGEGFVVKVRGLPWSCSAEEVQRFFSECKIQNGASGIRFIYTREGRPSGEAFVELETEDDVKLALKKDRETMGHRYVEVFKSNNVEMDWVLKHTGPNSPDTANDGFVRLRGLPFGCSKEEIVQFFSGLEIVPNGITLPVDFQGRSTGEAFVQFASQEIAEKALKKHKERIGHRYIEIFKSSRAEVRTHYDPPRKLLAMQRPGPYDRPGVGRGYNSLGRGSGFERMRRGAYGGGYGGYDDYNGYSDGYGFGSDRFGREWTLLSTGMSDHRYGDASSTFQSTTGHCVHMRGLPYRATENDIYNFFSPLNPVRVHIEIGPDGRVTGEADVEFATHEDAVAAMSKDKANMQHRYVELFLNSTAGGSGGAYGSQMMGAMGNQSTYGANQQLSGGYGAGYGTQSSMSGYGNQSAMNSSYYSSGNRASMGVNGMGGMSNMSNMSAGWGM
- the HNRNPH1 gene encoding heterogeneous nuclear ribonucleoprotein H isoform X6; its protein translation is MDPLRSEETEGEIPGLDVNAEPDDLARENLIQSQGMTSVDAGWGYPFPGKIEKATEGESEPSLASSMMLNTEGGEGFVVKVRGLPWSCSAEEVQRFFSECKIQNGASGIRFIYTREGRPSGEAFVELETEDDVKLALKKDRETMGHRYVEVFKSNNVEMDWVLKHTGPNSPDTANDGFVRLRGLPFGCSKEEIVQFFSGLEIVPNGITLPVDFQGRSTGEAFVQFASQEIAEKALKKHKERIGHRYIEIFKSSRAEVRTHYDPPRKLLAMQRPGPYDRPGVGRGYNSLGRGSGFERMRRGAYGGGYGGYDDYNGYSDGYGFGSDRFGRDLEWTLLSTGMSDHRYGDASSTFQSTTGHCVHMRGLPYRATENDIYNFFSPLNPVRVHIEIGPDGRVTGEADVEFATHEDAVAAMSKDKANMQHRYVELFLNSTAGGSGGAYGSQMMGAMGNQSTYGANQQLSGGYGAGYGTQSSMSGYGNQSAMNSSYYSSGNRASMGVNGMGGMSNMSNMSAGWGM
- the HNRNPH1 gene encoding heterogeneous nuclear ribonucleoprotein H isoform X11, whose translation is MDPLRSEETEGEIPGLGWGYPFPGKIEKATEGESEPSLASSMMLNTEGGEGFVVKVRGLPWSCSAEEVQRFFSECKIQNGASGIRFIYTREGRPSGEAFVELETEDDVKLALKKDRETMGHRYVEVFKSNNVEMDWVLKHTGPNSPDTANDGFVRLRGLPFGCSKEEIVQFFSGLEIVPNGITLPVDFQGRSTGEAFVQFASQEIAEKALKKHKERIGHRYIEIFKSSRAEVRTHYDPPRKLLAMQRPGPYDRPGVGRGYNSLGRGSGFERMRRGAYGGGYGGYDDYNGYSDGYGFGSDRFGREWTLLSTGMSDHRYGDASSTFQSTTGHCVHMRGLPYRATENDIYNFFSPLNPVRVHIEIGPDGRVTGEADVEFATHEDAVAAMSKDKANMQHRYVELFLNSTAGGSGGAYGSQMMGAMVKESEGVVQDWNTSTLPGNQSTYGANQQLSGGYGAGYGTQSSMSGYGNQSAMNSSYYSSGNRASMGVNGMGGMSNMSNMSAGWGM
- the HNRNPH1 gene encoding heterogeneous nuclear ribonucleoprotein H isoform X20; translation: MSTEGESEPSLASSMMLNTEGGEGFVVKVRGLPWSCSAEEVQRFFSECKIQNGASGIRFIYTREGRPSGEAFVELETEDDVKLALKKDRETMGHRYVEVFKSNNVEMDWVLKHTGPNSPDTANDGFVRLRGLPFGCSKEEIVQFFSGLEIVPNGITLPVDFQGRSTGEAFVQFASQEIAEKALKKHKERIGHRYIEIFKSSRAEVRTHYDPPRKLLAMQRPGPYDRPGVGRGYNSLGRGSGFERMRRGAYGGGYGGYDDYNGYSDGYGFGSDRFGREWTLLSTGMSDHRYGDASSTFQSTTGHCVHMRGLPYRATENDIYNFFSPLNPVRVHIEIGPDGRVTGEADVEFATHEDAVAAMSKDKANMQHRYVELFLNSTAGGSGGAYGSQMMGAMVKESEGVVQDWNTSTLPGNQSTYGANQQLSGGYGAGYGTQSSMSGYGNQSAMNSSYYSSGNRASMGVNGMGGMSNMSNMSAGWGM
- the HNRNPH1 gene encoding heterogeneous nuclear ribonucleoprotein H isoform X13: MDPLRSEETEGEIPGLDVNAEPDDLARENLIQSQGMTSVDAATEGESEPSLASSMMLNTEGGEGFVVKVRGLPWSCSAEEVQRFFSECKIQNGASGIRFIYTREGRPSGEAFVELETEDDVKLALKKDRETMGHRYVEVFKSNNVEMDWVLKHTGPNSPDTANDGFVRLRGLPFGCSKEEIVQFFSGLEIVPNGITLPVDFQGRSTGEAFVQFASQEIAEKALKKHKERIGHRYIEIFKSSRAEVRTHYDPPRKLLAMQRPGPYDRPGVGRGYNSLGRGSGFERMRRGAYGGGYGGYDDYNGYSDGYGFGSDRFGREWTLLSTGMSDHRYGDASSTFQSTTGHCVHMRGLPYRATENDIYNFFSPLNPVRVHIEIGPDGRVTGEADVEFATHEDAVAAMSKDKANMQHRYVELFLNSTAGGSGGAYGSQMMGAMGNQSTYGANQQLSGGYGAGYGTQSSMSGYGNQSAMNSSYYSSGNRASMGVNGMGGMSNMSNMSAGWGM
- the HNRNPH1 gene encoding heterogeneous nuclear ribonucleoprotein H isoform X22 translates to MSTEGESEPSLASSMMLNTEGGEGFVVKVRGLPWSCSAEEVQRFFSECKIQNGASGIRFIYTREGRPSGEAFVELETEDDVKLALKKDRETMGHRYVEVFKSNNVEMDWVLKHTGPNSPDTANDGFVRLRGLPFGCSKEEIVQFFSGLEIVPNGITLPVDFQGRSTGEAFVQFASQEIAEKALKKHKERIGHRYIEIFKSSRAEVRTHYDPPRKLLAMQRPGPYDRPGVGRGYNSLGRGSGFERMRRGAYGGGYGGYDDYNGYSDGYGFGSDRFGRGMSDHRYGDASSTFQSTTGHCVHMRGLPYRATENDIYNFFSPLNPVRVHIEIGPDGRVTGEADVEFATHEDAVAAMSKDKANMQHRYVELFLNSTAGGSGGAYGSQMMGAMVKESEGVVQDWNTSTLPGNQSTYGANQQLSGGYGAGYGTQSSMSGYGNQSAMNSSYYSSGNRASMGVNGMGGMSNMSNMSAGWGM
- the HNRNPH1 gene encoding heterogeneous nuclear ribonucleoprotein H isoform X7 translates to MDPLRSEETEGEIPGLDVNAEPDDLARENLIQSQGMTSVDAGWGYPFPGKIEKATEGESEPSLASSMMLNTEGGEGFVVKVRGLPWSCSAEEVQRFFSECKIQNGASGIRFIYTREGRPSGEAFVELETEDDVKLALKKDRETMGHRYVEVFKSNNVEMDWVLKHTGPNSPDTANDGFVRLRGLPFGCSKEEIVQFFSGLEIVPNGITLPVDFQGRSTGEAFVQFASQEIAEKALKKHKERIGHRYIEIFKSSRAEVRTHYDPPRKLLAMQRPGPYDRPGVGRGYNSLGRGSGFERMRRGAYGGGYGGYDDYNGYSDGYGFGSDRFGREWTLLSTGMSDHRYGDASSTFQSTTGHCVHMRGLPYRATENDIYNFFSPLNPVRVHIEIGPDGRVTGEADVEFATHEDAVAAMSKDKANMQHRYVELFLNSTAGGSGGAYGSQMMGAMGNQSTYGANQQLSGGYGAGYGTQSSMSGYGNQSAMNSSYYSSGNRASMGVNGMGGMSNMSNMSAGWGM
- the HNRNPH1 gene encoding heterogeneous nuclear ribonucleoprotein H isoform X4, which gives rise to MDPLRSEETEGEIPGLDVNAEPDDLARENLIQSQGMTSVDAATEGESEPSLASSMMLNTEGGEGFVVKVRGLPWSCSAEEVQRFFSECKIQNGASGIRFIYTREGRPSGEAFVELETEDDVKLALKKDRETMGHRYVEVFKSNNVEMDWVLKHTGPNSPDTANDGFVRLRGLPFGCSKEEIVQFFSGLEIVPNGITLPVDFQGRSTGEAFVQFASQEIAEKALKKHKERIGHRYIEIFKSSRAEVRTHYDPPRKLLAMQRPGPYDRPGVGRGYNSLGRGSGFERMRRGAYGGGYGGYDDYNGYSDGYGFGSDRFGRDLEWTLLSTGMSDHRYGDASSTFQSTTGHCVHMRGLPYRATENDIYNFFSPLNPVRVHIEIGPDGRVTGEADVEFATHEDAVAAMSKDKANMQHRYVELFLNSTAGGSGGAYGSQMMGAMVKESEGVVQDWNTSTLPGNQSTYGANQQLSGGYGAGYGTQSSMSGYGNQSAMNSSYYSSGNRASMGVNGMGGMSNMSNMSAGWGM
- the HNRNPH1 gene encoding heterogeneous nuclear ribonucleoprotein H isoform X19; protein product: MSTEGESEPSLASSMMLNTEGGEGFVVKVRGLPWSCSAEEVQRFFSECKIQNGASGIRFIYTREGRPSGEAFVELETEDDVKLALKKDRETMGHRYVEVFKSNNVEMDWVLKHTGPNSPDTANDGFVRLRGLPFGCSKEEIVQFFSGLEIVPNGITLPVDFQGRSTGEAFVQFASQEIAEKALKKHKERIGHRYIEIFKSSRAEVRTHYDPPRKLLAMQRPGPYDRPGVGRGYNSLGRGSGFERMRRGAYGGGYGGYDDYNGYSDGYGFGSDRFGRDLEWTLLSTGMSDHRYGDASSTFQSTTGHCVHMRGLPYRATENDIYNFFSPLNPVRVHIEIGPDGRVTGEADVEFATHEDAVAAMSKDKANMQHRYVELFLNSTAGGSGGAYGSQMMGAMVKESEGVVQDWNTSTLPGNQSTYGANQQLSGGYGAGYGTQSSMSGYGNQSAMNSSYYSSGNRASMGVNGMGGMSNMSNMSAGWGM
- the HNRNPH1 gene encoding heterogeneous nuclear ribonucleoprotein H isoform X1, with translation MDPLRSEETEGEIPGLDVNAEPDDLARENLIQSQGMTSVDAGWGYPFPGKIEKATEGESEPSLASSMMLNTEGGEGFVVKVRGLPWSCSAEEVQRFFSECKIQNGASGIRFIYTREGRPSGEAFVELETEDDVKLALKKDRETMGHRYVEVFKSNNVEMDWVLKHTGPNSPDTANDGFVRLRGLPFGCSKEEIVQFFSGLEIVPNGITLPVDFQGRSTGEAFVQFASQEIAEKALKKHKERIGHRYIEIFKSSRAEVRTHYDPPRKLLAMQRPGPYDRPGVGRGYNSLGRGSGFERMRRGAYGGGYGGYDDYNGYSDGYGFGSDRFGRDLEWTLLSTGMSDHRYGDASSTFQSTTGHCVHMRGLPYRATENDIYNFFSPLNPVRVHIEIGPDGRVTGEADVEFATHEDAVAAMSKDKANMQHRYVELFLNSTAGGSGGAYGSQMMGAMVKESEGVVQDWNTSTLPGNQSTYGANQQLSGGYGAGYGTQSSMSGYGNQSAMNSSYYSSGNRASMGVNGMGGMSNMSNMSAGWGM
- the HNRNPH1 gene encoding heterogeneous nuclear ribonucleoprotein H isoform X8, which produces MDPLRSEETEGEIPGLDVNAEPDDLARENLIQSQGMTSVDAATEGESEPSLASSMMLNTEGGEGFVVKVRGLPWSCSAEEVQRFFSECKIQNGASGIRFIYTREGRPSGEAFVELETEDDVKLALKKDRETMGHRYVEVFKSNNVEMDWVLKHTGPNSPDTANDGFVRLRGLPFGCSKEEIVQFFSGLEIVPNGITLPVDFQGRSTGEAFVQFASQEIAEKALKKHKERIGHRYIEIFKSSRAEVRTHYDPPRKLLAMQRPGPYDRPGVGRGYNSLGRGSGFERMRRGAYGGGYGGYDDYNGYSDGYGFGSDRFGRGMSDHRYGDASSTFQSTTGHCVHMRGLPYRATENDIYNFFSPLNPVRVHIEIGPDGRVTGEADVEFATHEDAVAAMSKDKANMQHRYVELFLNSTAGGSGGAYGSQMMGAMVKESEGVVQDWNTSTLPGNQSTYGANQQLSGGYGAGYGTQSSMSGYGNQSAMNSSYYSSGNRASMGVNGMGGMSNMSNMSAGWGM
- the HNRNPH1 gene encoding heterogeneous nuclear ribonucleoprotein H isoform X12, whose translation is MDPLRSEETEGEIPGLDVNAEPDDLARENLIQSQGMTSVDAATEGESEPSLASSMMLNTEGGEGFVVKVRGLPWSCSAEEVQRFFSECKIQNGASGIRFIYTREGRPSGEAFVELETEDDVKLALKKDRETMGHRYVEVFKSNNVEMDWVLKHTGPNSPDTANDGFVRLRGLPFGCSKEEIVQFFSGLEIVPNGITLPVDFQGRSTGEAFVQFASQEIAEKALKKHKERIGHRYIEIFKSSRAEVRTHYDPPRKLLAMQRPGPYDRPGVGRGYNSLGRGSGFERMRRGAYGGGYGGYDDYNGYSDGYGFGSDRFGRDLEWTLLSTGMSDHRYGDASSTFQSTTGHCVHMRGLPYRATENDIYNFFSPLNPVRVHIEIGPDGRVTGEADVEFATHEDAVAAMSKDKANMQHRYVELFLNSTAGGSGGAYGSQMMGAMGNQSTYGANQQLSGGYGAGYGTQSSMSGYGNQSAMNSSYYSSGNRASMGVNGMGGMSNMSNMSAGWGM
- the HNRNPH1 gene encoding heterogeneous nuclear ribonucleoprotein H isoform X10, whose translation is MDPLRSEETEGEIPGLDVNAEPDDLARENLIQSQGMTSVDAGWGYPFPGKIEKATEGESEPSLASSMMLNTEGGEGFVVKVRGLPWSCSAEEVQRFFSECKIQNGASGIRFIYTREGRPSGEAFVELETEDDVKLALKKDRETMGHRYVEVFKSNNVEMDWVLKHTGPNSPDTANDGFVRLRGLPFGCSKEEIVQFFSGLEIVPNGITLPVDFQGRSTGEAFVQFASQEIAEKALKKHKERIGHRYIEIFKSSRAEVRTHYDPPRKLLAMQRPGPYDRPGVGRGYNSLGRGSGFERMRRGAYGGGYGGYDDYNGYSDGYGFGSDRFGRGMSDHRYGDASSTFQSTTGHCVHMRGLPYRATENDIYNFFSPLNPVRVHIEIGPDGRVTGEADVEFATHEDAVAAMSKDKANMQHRYVELFLNSTAGGSGGAYGSQMMGAMGNQSTYGANQQLSGGYGAGYGTQSSMSGYGNQSAMNSSYYSSGNRASMGVNGMGGMSNMSNMSAGWGM
- the HNRNPH1 gene encoding heterogeneous nuclear ribonucleoprotein H isoform X3 encodes the protein MDPLRSEETEGEIPGLDVNAEPDDLARENLIQSQGMTSVDAGWGYPFPGKIEKATEGESEPSLASSMMLNTEGGEGFVVKVRGLPWSCSAEEVQRFFSECKIQNGASGIRFIYTREGRPSGEAFVELETEDDVKLALKKDRETMGHRYVEVFKSNNVEMDWVLKHTGPNSPDTANDGFVRLRGLPFGCSKEEIVQFFSGLEIVPNGITLPVDFQGRSTGEAFVQFASQEIAEKALKKHKERIGHRYIEIFKSSRAEVRTHYDPPRKLLAMQRPGPYDRPGVGRGYNSLGRGSGFERMRRGAYGGGYGGYDDYNGYSDGYGFGSDRFGRGMSDHRYGDASSTFQSTTGHCVHMRGLPYRATENDIYNFFSPLNPVRVHIEIGPDGRVTGEADVEFATHEDAVAAMSKDKANMQHRYVELFLNSTAGGSGGAYGSQMMGAMVKESEGVVQDWNTSTLPGNQSTYGANQQLSGGYGAGYGTQSSMSGYGNQSAMNSSYYSSGNRASMGVNGMGGMSNMSNMSAGWGM
- the HNRNPH1 gene encoding heterogeneous nuclear ribonucleoprotein H isoform X2; the protein is MDPLRSEETEGEIPGLDVNAEPDDLARENLIQSQGMTSVDAGWGYPFPGKIEKATEGESEPSLASSMMLNTEGGEGFVVKVRGLPWSCSAEEVQRFFSECKIQNGASGIRFIYTREGRPSGEAFVELETEDDVKLALKKDRETMGHRYVEVFKSNNVEMDWVLKHTGPNSPDTANDGFVRLRGLPFGCSKEEIVQFFSGLEIVPNGITLPVDFQGRSTGEAFVQFASQEIAEKALKKHKERIGHRYIEIFKSSRAEVRTHYDPPRKLLAMQRPGPYDRPGVGRGYNSLGRGSGFERMRRGAYGGGYGGYDDYNGYSDGYGFGSDRFGREWTLLSTGMSDHRYGDASSTFQSTTGHCVHMRGLPYRATENDIYNFFSPLNPVRVHIEIGPDGRVTGEADVEFATHEDAVAAMSKDKANMQHRYVELFLNSTAGGSGGAYGSQMMGAMVKESEGVVQDWNTSTLPGNQSTYGANQQLSGGYGAGYGTQSSMSGYGNQSAMNSSYYSSGNRASMGVNGMGGMSNMSNMSAGWGM